From a single Nicotiana tomentosiformis chromosome 2, ASM39032v3, whole genome shotgun sequence genomic region:
- the LOC104118939 gene encoding phospholipase A1-IIgamma-like, translating to MASMAEKWEQLSGKNNWEGLLNPLDLDLRKYLIQYGELAQATYDTFITEEKSKNAGASRYSMENLFTRVGLDPLKYRVTKFFYATSSIPLPDGLFVRSLSLEAWSKESNFMGYVAVATDEGKVELGRRDIVIAWRGTMEKLEWVNNFQFAAVPAPKVFGDRGLLHLLQPLVHHGFYNIYTTNNPRSQFNHTSARDQVIEEVKRLVEEYKNEEVSITVTGHSLGASLATLNAVDIAFNGINKTSEGREFPVTAFAFASPKVGDLKFKAAFDKLKSVRTLRIHNLWDVVPKVPPIGYIDVGEELMIDTTKSPYVKPPGEVVSWHLLEPYLHGIAGTQGLRGFKLEVDRDISLVNKQWDILKDEYGIPGRWLVEKNKGMVQQKDGSWLLMDREEYDF from the exons ATGGCTAGCATGGCTGAGAAATGGGAGCAACTTAGTGGAAAAAATAATTGGGAAGGGCTACTAAATCCCTTGGATCTTGATCTTCGTAAATATCTCATTCAGTATGGGGAATTGGCTCAAGCAACTTATGATACTTTCATTACAGAGGAGAAGtcaaaaaatgcaggagctagtAGATACTCAATGGAGAATCTTTTTACTAGGGTCGGACTTGATCCATTGAAATATCGCGTAACCAAATTTTTCTATGCTACCTCATCGATTCCACTTCCTGATGGTTTATTTGTAAGATCATTGTCATTGGAAGCATGGAGTAAGGAATCAAATTTTATGGGGTATGTAGCTGTGGCTACTGATGAGGGTAAAGTTGAACTGGGAAGGAGGGATATTGTGATTGCTTGGCGAGGAACTATGGAGAAGTTGGAGTGGGTTAATAACTTTCAATTTGCAGCTGTCCCAGCACCCAAAGTCTTTGGTGATCGAGGTTTGCTTCATTTGCTCCAACCTTTGGTACATCACGGCTTCTACAACATTTATACAACAAATAATCCACGATCACAGTTTAATCATACTAGTGCCAGGGATCAG GTAATTGAAGAAGTGAAAAGATTGGTTGAGGAATATAAGAATGAAGAGGTTAGTATTACTGTAACTGGCCATAGCCTAGGTGCGTCACTTGCAACCCTAAACGCGGTTGACATAGCTTTCAATGGTATCAACAAAACAAGTGAAGGCAGGGAATTTCCAGTGACAGCTTTTGCATTCGCAAGTCCTAAAGTTGGGGATCTCAAATTTAAGGCAGCATTTGACAAACTGAAAAGTGTCCGTACTTTGAGAATCCATAATCTATGGGATGTTGTTCCGAAGGTACCACCAATTGGCTATATAGACGTGGGCGAGGAACTAATGATTGACACCACAAAATCCCCATATGTAAAGCCTCCTGGAGAAGTTGTTAGCTGGCATTTGTTGGAGCCATACTTGCATGGAATTGCAGGGACTCAAGGTTTAAGAGGTTTTAAACTAGAAGTGGATCGTGATATCTCACTTGTCAACAAGCAGTGGGACATACTAAAAGATGAATATGGAATTCCCGGGCGTTGGTTGGTTGAGAAGAACAAAGGAATGGTTCAACAAAAAGATGGATCTTGGCTTCTCATGGATCGCGAGGAGTATGACTTCTAG